From the genome of Reyranella humidisoli:
CGACATCCAGCGATCGGTGCTGCACGACATGGACAACGCCATCCAGCGCCTGAACGAGACCAATGCCGACGAGATGGCGCGCCGCTCGCTGATCGGCTGCTACCACAACCTCGTGCGGCAATGGAGCGAGACCTGATGGCTGTCGCCACAGCCGCGGGCGCGAACCGGGTCAATCGCCGGCTGACCTTCGTGCGCTGGGTCCGCAAGACGCATGGCTGGTTCGGGCTGTGGGGTGCGTTGCTCGGTCTGATGTTCGGCCTGAGCGGCATCTGGCTCAATCATCGCAGCGTGATGAAACTCGAATTGCCCGATCAGAAGCAGGTCAACGCCCAGATCGCCTTGCCCGATCCTGCGCCGGCCAACATCGCGGCGATGAGCCAGTGGCTGAAGGACACGCTGAAGATCGATCGCGGTCCCAACTTGGCGCGGGTCGAGCGGGCGCGTGCGGTACCCTGGACCGAGCGGACTCCCGGGGGCGGCGGTGCGGGCGAGGGCGCTGCCCGGCCCCTGCAACAACCCGAGCGCTGGGTGATGAACTTCGGTGGGCCCAACCATCTGGTTCAGGCCGAGTATTGGGTCGGCAACAAGTCGCTTTCGGTGCGTACCACGCAGAATGGGTTCATCGCGACCCTGGTCAACCTGCACAAGGGCACGGCCATGCCCGTACCGTGGATCCTGTTGATCGACACGTTGGCTGGCAGCATGATCTTCCTGTCGGTCAGCGGCGTGATCCTGTGGTGGGAGACCCACCGCAAGCGTGCGGTCGGCATCACGATTTTCGCGGTGGCCGTGGCCGCAACGGTGGCACTCGCCATCAGCCCGCTCGAGTTGTAGTGAGCGTTTGATGCAAGAGTCCGTGTCTTCCGTTCCGCCGGTGGCCCCCGGCCCACTTGGCCCGTCGCGCGAGCCGCTGTCGTCGACGGCGCGGGTGGCCATCGTGGTCTTCGTGATCTTCTTCCACGTCGGCGGCGGCTGGGCGCTCACCCAGTTCGAGCCGCTGCCGCTGATCGTGGGCGACGTGGCTCCGATGGAAGTGCGGATCGTCCCAGCCGACGCACCGGCCCAGCCCGAGATCGAGGACTCCGAGCCGCCGCCGCCGGTCGACCTGAAACCGCCACCGCCCGAACTGGCCACAATCGTCGAGCCGCCGCCACCCGACCTGCCGCCGCCGGAGTTTCCGCTGGCCAGGATCGACCTGCCGCCGCCGGATGAGCCCCCGCCACCGAACATTCCGCCGCCGGAGAAAAAGCCCGAGCCGAAGCCGCCTGAACCGAAGCCGGTTCAGAAGAGGCCTCCGCAGCCCGCGCGCCCGGCCGCGCCGGTCGATGCGACTCCGCAGCAGGCTGCACCTGCCGCGGCAGCCGGGCCTCGCACGGTCGACGCCTCCCAGCTTGGCTGGCTCGTGTCGCCGAAGCCGGTCTATTCGAACGCCTCACGCCGGGCCAACGAGCAGGGAACGGCCATGGTCCGTGTGCTGGTCGACGTCACCGGCCGCCCCGCCCAGGTCTCGCTCCAGTCCTCGTCGGGCTTTCCGGCGCTTGACCAATCCGCGCTCGCCGCCGTGCGCGCCGCGCAGTTCAAGCCTTACGCACCGGGCGGACTGCCGCAGGCCGTGCTGGTGGTCGTTCCGATCAAGTTCGTGTTGCAGTAGGAGAGTATCGCATGGGCGACGCATCGAGTTTGGGCTTCGGCCATTTCCTCGCGCAGGCCGACATCGTCGCGAAGGTTCTGCTGGGCGTGCTGGCGGTGATGTCGGCGATCTCGTGGTACCTGATCATCTACAAGGGGATCGGGCAGCTCATCCGGCAGGGACGCAGCCGCAGGTTCCTGAACTTCTTCTGGAGCGCGACCTCGCTCGAGGAGGTGCAGAACGAACTCAGCATCCACGGCGTGCAGGAGCCGTTCGGGCATCTCACGGCGCATTCGCTGCACGCGCAGGCGCATCACGCGAAGTTCGGTGCGGCCAAGCTCGAGGAGGCGGGCAGCGAGACCGAGTTCCTGACGCGCACCATCAAGAAGGTGCTCGACGAGGAGACGACGTCGCTGGAGAACGGCCTGACCATGCTGGCCACCATCGGCGCGACCGCGCCGTTCGTCGGCCTGTTCGGCACGGTCTGGGGCATCTATCACGCCCTGATCGCCATCGGCATGTCGGGCTCGGGCATGCTCGACAAGGTGGCCGGTCCGGTCGGCGAGGCGCTGATCATGACCGGCATCGGCCTCGCCGTCGCCCTGCCGGCGGTGATGGGCTACAACTGGCTGACCCGCTCCAACCGCGTGCTGACGGCCAGGCTCGACGCCTTCGCCTTCGAGCTGCTGACCTTCCTGTCGATGGGCCGCGCACTGCAGGCCGGCCGCAAGCCGGGCGTGCCGCTCGCGGCCGTGAACTGAGGGAGCCGGGACATGGCCTTCGGAAGCTTCGAACGCAAATCCTCGTCTTCGCCGATGGCGGAGATCAACATGGTGCCGCTGATCGACGTGGTGCTGGTGCTGCTGGTCATCTTCATCGTGACCGCGCCGCTGCTCACCAACGTGGTCAAGCTCGACCTGCCCAAGGCGACGGCCAACGCCGACCTGCAGAAACCGGAGAAGATCGAGTTCGCGATCGACGCGCAGGGCGCCCTGTACTGGGGCGGCGAGCGGCTGACCCGTGACGAAGCGCTGGAGAAGTTCGCCGAGGCCGGCCGCAAGCGGCCGCAGCCGGAGGTCTATCTCCGCGCCGACGCCACCGTGCCCTACCGCTACGTGATGGAGACGCTGGCCGATGCCTCCAAGGGCGGTCTCTCCAAGATCGCCTTCGTCAGCGAGCCGACGCGCTAGCTCCGCGAGCCGGCGAAGCTCACCGTGGCGACGCCGGCGCCGACCAGCAGGCCGCCGCCCACCTTGTTGACCACGCCGATGGCGCGCGGGTTCGAGGCCAGGCGCCGGGCACGAGAGGCGACCAGCGCGTAGCCAAAGGCATTGGCGAAGGCCAACACCAGGAAGGTCGTCTCGAAGACCAGCATCTGGGTCAGGAAGTCCGCCCTAGGGTCGAGGAAGGCGGGCAGGAAGGCCACGAAGAAGGTGATGCTCTTGGGGTTGAGCGCCGTCACCAACCAGGCATGGCCCAGCATCTTCGCGGCCGATACGGCATCGGTGCGCGGCGGGGCGTCGAGCGTGCCGCCGGCACGCCACAGCTTGATGCCGAGATAGATCAGGTACGCAGCGCCCACCCACTTCAGGATCGTGAACAGGGTGGCCGAGGTGGCGAGCAGGGCGCCGAGACCCAGCATCGAAAGCGTCATGGCCGTGAAGTCGCCCAGCGCCACGCCGACCGCCATCGGCAGGGCCGTCCGCCAACCCTGGCCCAGGGCATACGACACGACCAGCAAGACGGTGGGACCCGGGATCACCAGAAGGATGCTCGACGCCGCGGCAAAGGCGGCCCAGGTTTCAAAGGTCATGCTCACTCCTGAAGGCGAGAACCGATCAAGCCACGCGCGAAGGAAAGCGTCAGCCAGAATTTGGCCTCTTTCCATCGTCAAGATCGAGGTGTATTCGATCTTTCCGGAATTCAGATGAGCCCAGACAAACCGCGAGCCTATCACCACGGCGACCTGCGCGAGGCGCTGGTCGCGTCGGGACGCAAGCTGCTCGAGGAAAAAGGCATCCGCGGCTTCACGCTGCGCGAATGCGCCCGCCGGGCCGAGGTTTCGCATGCCGCGCCCGCGCATCATTTCGCTTCCATGGACGATCTGCTGGCCGAGTTGGTGCGGCGCGGCTTTGCCGAACTCACGGCAACCATGATCACCGAGGCCGAGCGGATCGAGGGCGAGGCGGCGGCGCGCCTGGTGGGACTGGGCGTGGGCTACATGGCCTTCGCGGCCGCCAACCCGGCGCTCTTCCAGCTCATGTTCAGTCGCGAGGCCAACCGCATCGATCTCAAGGACGGCGAAGCGGGGGCCGGTGGCGTCCGCCGCCTGCAGGCCGCCATCGTCGACGAGGCGCTGGCCGACGCTTCGGGAGAGGTCCGGCAACGTATGGCCGACTTCGCCTGGGCCTCCATGCACGGCTTCATAACCCTGGTGCTCGAAGGCGAGATCGGCGGCCGCGATTCCTCCCGGGCGCTGAAGTCGCGCGGGCTGGCGGTGCTGGCGGCGATGGCCGAGACGGTCGTGCGCGCCGCTCGATAGTCAAAGAGCGATGCGGAACAGCAGCGCCTCGGTGCCGCCATGGGCGGCGACCTTGGTGATCCGCTCGACCAGGAAGCCGCCATTGGCCGTGATGACCTTCTGCGACGGCAGATTGTCGGGATCGGTCGTCAGGTCGACATGCGGCAGCCCGTGCCGCGCGACCTCCTTCAGCATCAGGCCGAGCGCCCGGGTGGCGTAGCCGTGCCGCCGCTTCCAGGGCGCCACGGCGTAGCCGATGTGGCCCAGCACATAGGTGGGGAGTTCCGCCGTCCCCGGCTGCCAACGAAAGCCGATCGAGCCGCAGAACGCGCCGTCCCACATCCAGCGACGGTAGCCCGGCATGCGCTTTACCATCGTGCCATCGGGCAGGGTGATGTCGCCGCCTCTGGCCTCCGGGTCGTCGAGCGAGGCCACGAAAGCGGCCGGATCAGCCTGGATGCGCGCCAGCTCCTCCCGGGCCGCCTCGTCGAGTCGCACATTGTCGGGCGACCAGCCGCGGCGCAGCGCATCGGCATAGCCGTCGAGATGGGCGAGGTCGGGAACGATGAGCTGCAACGGACTATCCTTTCGGCACGGCGGGTGCTGTAGCATGGCCGATCATGAGTGCCAGCCCCATCCTCGTCCTCGACATCGACGGCGTCGTCTCGCTCGCGCAGCCGGGCTCGCCCAACCCCTGGTATGCGACCTTGAAGGAGGATTGGGGGCTCGATCACGATACCGAGCTGGCGCCCGGATTCTTTCTCAAGCCCGAATTCATGGAAGTGCTGCGGGGAAGGCTCGATCTCTACGTGGCGCTGCATGAGTATTTCGAGACGAAGGGACTGGCCGACCGGCTGGAGGAGTTCGTTTCCTACTGGTTCGAGAAGGATTCCGACATCGATCGCGGCGTCCTGGCCCAGGCCGACGCCTGGCGCAAGCGTACGGGAGGCCGGGTCTTCGCGGCGACCAACCAGGAGCATCACCGCATCGCCTACTTGCGCGACGAGCTCGGCCTCGGCGCGCATTTCGATGAGATCGTCTATTCGGCGGCGCTGGGCGTCTGCAAGCCCGATCGGGTTTTTTATACGAACGCCCAGGCGCGCATGGGGGTGACCGTCGCGCAGTCGATCCTGTTCGTCGACGACAAGGCGAGCAACGTCGACGGTGCGCGCATGGCCGGCTGGCGCGCGATGCTCTATCGCGGGCCGGAGAGCCTCGAACGGGCGCTGGCCGGCTGGGGCTGAGATTCTCCGCAGGACCGGGAGACGAGGAGCGTGCAGGCCAGCAGGTCGGCGCAGCCGCCGGCCGACAGGTTCCGTTCGACGAAGTTGCGATGCAGCGCCTGTGCCTTTTCGAACCAGCCGTTCCCGCGGCAGCCACCGTCGGCCAGGAATCCCGCCGCCGCCTGGCGCACGAAAGATCCGGCCTCAAGGCCGCCGCGATAGAGAACAGTCGTATCGTCGACCGCCGCCATCAGCGTGAACAGTGTATCGATGCTGGCGGCATTGTCGTCGAGGCCGGCCTGCCGCGCCGCCCTATAAGCGGGGATGCCCGTCTCGAACACGCTGGGGAAGGCGAGGGCCGCTTCCCGGCGTGCACCGTCGCGGCCCGTGCGGCGGCGTACCTCGGCACCATGGCTGGTTGCGCCGTCCCGCGTGGCATGGGCCTGGAGGGAAGCGCCCCACGTATCCTGCAGTACCTCGCGGACGGCGATCGGCGTCACCTCCAACCCGAGCGCCTGCGTTCGCGCGAGGGCTGCAACCATGAGGCCGACCGAGAAGATGGCGCCGCGATGGGTGTTCACGCCGCCCGTGACAGCGAGCATCCCGCGTTCGGCCTCGATCCCGAGCGGCATGAGAGCGTGTTCGAAGCGCTCGGCGGCCCGGCCGGCGGCGGCGAGGGCTGCAAAGGGCTGCAGCAGGGAATCGGCCGACCGGCACATCAGGTCGAAGTCCATGTCGTCATGGGCACCGGTATCGACGGGACTGACGAGTCCGGGCTTCGGGTAAGCCCGCAATTCGTCGCGCATTGCCGCCACGGCGGCCCGGGCGAGAGCCTGGTCTTCCGGGCTCATCGGTTCAGGCGCGCACGGGGCACGAGTTGCAGCGTATCGACCGACTTGAGCAACACCTCGTCCCGATCTTGCAGGATCTCGCGCCACTGGACCTCGCCGAGACCCGGGAAGGAGAGTTCGCCGTCGATGCGGAAGGCGAGACCCTGCTCCTCTCGGGCGAGGAACACGGCGGCATGGTTGGCGGCCTCGAGGCCGGGGACGTCGATCACCACGTCGAGGTCCGAGCCCTCGTGTACGTGGCGCTCGCCAGTCAGGGCCTGCCACATCCAGCTCCCGTAGACGCGGATGTCGAGGCCGGCGCCCATCGCGGCCGCGCGCAGGCGGTCGAAAGAGTCGGCTCGCGCCTGCGCCGCGGGGCAGCGAGCGACCTCGGCGAGGGCGGGTGGGCGCGCCTGCCGGACGATGCGGCCCGCATCCGTCCAGGCCGCGACGCGGCGGGGCCTCAGTTCGGGATGAGCCGCCTCCGTGGTGCAGAATCCCAAGCCGACAGCGGCGCCCTCGTTGCGCCGCCGCGTCACGACGAAGGGGCGCTCCGCCCCGTGCCAGGCCACTGCCCGGGCACGGTCGTCCGGGGTTTCCGTCTCGGGGACCTGCGACAGCCAGACCAGCGTGTGGCGCCGGAGACCGGTCATCGCGCCGATTCGGCGAGGACCTTCTTTCGGATGTCGAGGGCGAGCTTGCGGCCGCCGCGCTTCTTTCCGAGTTCCGCGCGATTGTCCTCGGAGGTCGCCGTAGCGATCGCCTGGGCAAGCTTGGCCTGCACGTCGTCCTTGGCCGACCAGACATCCTGGACCCCGCCCAGCAGCGCGAAGGGCGCGGCGCCGAACTCCAGCGACGGCATGGTCTTCGAGAGCTTCTGAAGCACGGCCGCCGGGATCTTCGTCACCGCCGACATGGCGGCGATGGGCATCAGGCCGACGCTGGCCGAGTCGAGCGCATAGATGCGGTCGGCGAACATGCCGTAGCACAGGAAGGCGCCGCCGACGGCCTGGCCGGTTGCAACGGTGATGAGCTTGTGGCCCTTGCGCCGGGCCAGTTCGAGGCACGACAGGAGATGGCCGAAGTAGCTGGCGAGGCCCAGCATCTCAGCGACGCGATTGGGCTCCTGTCCGGCGCTGTCGACCAGCATGATGATCGGCGTCTTGGGCTGCTTCTCGATGCACTCGATCACGTGCGCGGCGAGGCGCAGCGCGGCGGCGTTGTCGATGTAGGTGCCGTCGCAGGTGCCGATGACGCAGACCTTGCCGCCGCCGACCGTGGCGTAACCGGTCAGCACCGACTTCTCGATCGCGATGCCCTTGGAGGAGGCGCCGAACAGGCGCGCCAGGACGGCGCGGGCAGACGGCTTCTTGGGAGTGGTCTTCTTCATGGCCGGTTACTTCCCACGCTTTGCGAGGGCGGCGAATTCCGGCCCGGAGGCCAGTGACGCAGCCCGGATGTCGCGCACGCCCATGCCTTTCCAGACGGCATCGGGATCGTTGGTCGTGCCGAACTTCTTCAGCCGCTTCTCCAGGTCCTTCTGGCGCGCCTTCACGGAGGCGAGGCTGACCGCGCTCGACTTGGTCAGCAGCCTGGCGATGGCGTCGCGCACGGCTTCGGGCGAGTCGTGCGCGAGTGCGTCGGCATCGCCCAGGAGATACTTGGTCTTACCGCCGCTCGTCTTCCAGACCAGCGCGCGGTTGGCCGAGTCGTAGGCTTTCTTGCCCATCCACTTCTCGATGACAATCGGACCCGAGATACCCAGGCGCCCGTGCTCGGTCATGATCCGGTAGTCGCAGCAGGTCGACAGGATGCCGATGCCGCCGTAGGCACCGATGTCGGTGGCGATGACGGCGATGGTCGGGACCTTCAGGGCGCGGCATTCGAAGATGGCGCGCATCGTTTCGGCAATGGCGATCTCGCCGGACGAGCCTTCGTGCAGGCGCACGCCGCCGCTCTCGATGATGAGGACACAGGGCACCTTGTCGCGCGCCGCGGCCTTGAACAGGCCCGTGAGCTTGGCGCCATGTATCTCGCCGACGGCCCCGCCGACGAACTGACCGACCTGAGCTGCCAGGTAGATCTTCTTGCCGCCGATCTTGGCGTGCCCGATCACGATGCCGTCGTCGAACGACACCGGGATGCCGAGCTGGGCGAGATAGGGGCTGGTGATACGTTCCGGCGGCGGCAGCAGCTCGACGAAGGAGCCCGCATCGGCGAGGCTCGCGATGCGCTGGCGCGCGGTCTGTTCGTGGAAAAGTACGCCGCTCATTTGTCGCCCTTGGTCAGATGGTCGTAGGCCTGGCGCAGGCGGAGATTGACGAGCACGGGCGGAGCGCCCTGGTCGTTGATCGTGACCTTGGTGCCGCCGGCGGGATAGTGGTGGGCGAAGTCGGCGAGGGCCGCGAGCCACGACGCCTTGTAGCCCGGGATCGAGGTCTCGACGTGGCACTGCATCGTGTCCGTGGGCCTGCCACCGCGCTCGACCAGCACTTCGAGATTGCCGGAACCCACCACGCCGGCGAGCGCCCATGGCTTGGCCGTCTTCGAGGGCAAGGGCTTCGACGGGAAAGCCTTGGCGAACTTTTCCATGGTGACGGGTCCTACCAGTCGACGAATTGCGAGGGCGGGTCGTAGAGGCCGTTGGACCAGCGGACGAGGCCCTTGATGTCCTGCGCGGCCAGAAGGCTGCGGCTCGCCTCGGAAGGGCGCACGCCGACATCCTCGGGCAACTGGACGATGCCGCGGGCCCGAAGGTCCTCGGTCTCGCGCTTCTTGCGCTTCAGGCCGACCGGCGTGTAGCCGGCAACCGCGCGAATCGCCGCCTGGCGCTCGGCGATGGAGCGGCAGGCCGCGAGGTTCGCGATGCCTTCCTCGGTAACGACATGGGTGACGTCGTCGCCGTAGATCATCACCGGCGTAACACCATGCAGTGCCTTGCGGATGCTCGGGTCCGTCGCGTCGAGTTCCTCGACGAAGGTCGGCACGCGGCCGGCCTGGAACGTCTCGACCATCTGGACCACGAGCTTGCGGCCGGGCGGCGAGCCGGGGCCGGGGTTGGCTTCCGCGCCGGCCTTGAGCCACGCCTTCGTCGGATGGCGGCGGCCTGTCGGCTGGCAACCCATGTTGGGCGCGCCTCCGAAGCCCGTGATGCGGTTCTTGGAAACCGTCGAGGAGTTGCCGTTGATGTCGATCTGCAGCGACGCGCCGATGAACATGTCGAGTGCGTAATGGCCGGCGAGCTGGCCCATGGCGCGATTGGAATGGAAGCTACCGTCGCGGCCCGTGAAGAACACGTCCGAGCGAGCGGCGGTGTAGCGCTCCATGCCGACCTCGCCGCCGACGGCGAAGACGCTCTCGACCCAGCCGGACTCGATCGCGGGGATCATGGTCGGCAGGGGGTTGACCATCCAGTACTTGCAGATCTTGCCCTTGAGACCGAGCCGCTCGCCGTAGGTCGGCAGCAGCAGCTCGATCGCCGCGGTGTTGAAGCCGACGCCGTGGTTCAGCGACTGCACCTCGTATTTCTCGTAGATGCCGCGCAGCGCGACCATGGCCATCAGCACCTGCACGTCGGTGATGGCGGCGGGATCGCGCGTGAACAGCGCCTGCAGGTGCATCGGGTAGGGGGCTTCGACCACGAGATCGACCTGGTCAGCCGGGATGTCGATGCGGGGCAGCTTGTCGACGATCTCGTTGACCTGGGCGAAGACGATGCCGTCGGAGAAGGCCGTCGGCTCGACGATCGCGGGCGTCTCTTCGGTGTTGGCCGCGAGGAACAGGTTGCCCTTGCGGTCGGCCTGCGCGGCGGCGATCAGCGCGACCCGCGGCGTGAGGTCGATGTAATAGCGCGCGTAGAGTTCGTTGTAGGTATGGATGGCGCCGACGGGGAATTTCTTCGCCTTGACGAGGTCGGCGACGGCGCCTCCCTGCGGGCCGGCGTAGCAGAAGTCGACCTGCTTGATCATGCCCTTCTTGAAGAGCTCGATATGGGCCGGCAGCGTGATGCAGGACATCACGAGATGGATGTCGCGCAGGTCCTTCTTTTCCAGCGTTGCGAGCTGGTTGGCGAGGAAATCCGCCTGCTTCTGGTTGTCGCCTTCGAGGCAGAGGATGTCGCCGGGCTCGATGATGCGCCGGAGGATTTCGGGCACCTTGTCGGGGCTCACGAACTTGCCGCGGGCCAGCTTGCCGACGCGCTCGATCCGCTGGGCCTTGTTCTGGCGGCGCGACGCCGATTTTGCAGTGATCATGTTATCTTTTTCGTCTATCCGTTGCTGTCGGTCAATGCCCGGACCCAGCATCTGGGTCGATACTGCGGCGGACGGTTTTTGCATTCAAAGGAAGCGTGGTAGAGCGAAGTATGTTGATGTTTGAGATACCCTTCGGCACGACCGACTGGGACAGCGTCGAGCGCACCGAGCATCCGGGCGAGACCGGCAAGGCTTTCTGGCGGACCCGGACGTTCAACAACATCCGTGTGCGGATGGTCGAATACACGCCAGGCTACCTCGCCGATCACTGGTGCCAGAAGGGGCATATCCTCCTGGTGCTCGAGGGCGCGCTTTCGACGGAACTGGCCGACGGCACCACGGTGGAGCTGAAGCAGGGCCAGAGCTACCAGGTCGCCGACAACACGCTCGGCCATCGCTCGCGCACGGAAGCGGGCGCCAAACTCTTCATAGTGGACTGACATGACGGACCTGATCGGATTTATCGGCGTCGGTACGATGGGCGAACCCATGTGCCGCAACCTCGCGCGCAAGAGCGGCATGACCGTCCTGGCTGCCGATCGCGACGAGGCGCCCCTGAAGCGGCTTGCCGCCGACGGCGTGAAGGCGGCCTCGGTCGAGGAGATCGGCGATACCTGCCGCACGATTTTCCTCTCCCTGCCGGGCGGCAAGGAAGTCGAGCAGGTCTGCATGGGACCCAACGGCCTCATCTCGAAAGCCAAGCTCGGCTGGACCGTGATCGATCTCAGCACCGCACCGCCAGTGCTGGCTCGCCGGCTCTACGAGGAGTTCCAGGGCAAAGCCTCGGCCTTCGCCGATGCGCCGGTCGCGCGGACGCGACAGGCCGCGATCGATGGGACGCTCTCCATCATGGTGGGGGCCACGACGCCCACCTTCGAACGGATCGAGCCTCTGCTGCGCCACATGGCGAGCGAGGTCACGCATTGCGGCGAAGTCGGCGCCGGGCAGACCGTCAAGATCCTGAACAACATGATCCTGTTCCAGACGGTGGT
Proteins encoded in this window:
- a CDS encoding DHCW motif cupin fold protein, coding for MLMFEIPFGTTDWDSVERTEHPGETGKAFWRTRTFNNIRVRMVEYTPGYLADHWCQKGHILLVLEGALSTELADGTTVELKQGQSYQVADNTLGHRSRTEAGAKLFIVD
- a CDS encoding NAD(P)-dependent oxidoreductase, producing the protein MTDLIGFIGVGTMGEPMCRNLARKSGMTVLAADRDEAPLKRLAADGVKAASVEEIGDTCRTIFLSLPGGKEVEQVCMGPNGLISKAKLGWTVIDLSTAPPVLARRLYEEFQGKASAFADAPVARTRQAAIDGTLSIMVGATTPTFERIEPLLRHMASEVTHCGEVGAGQTVKILNNMILFQTVVALAEGLSIARANGVDGKVLFETLTKGSADSFALRNHGMKALLPAVFPERAFSTKYALKDLSYAIDMAEQAKIPALGADVAREVMERAVELGHGEEYWPVLLKAIEDATGKA